The sequence below is a genomic window from Kitasatospora kifunensis.
CGCGGTGATCCGCCGGATCGTGGACACCGGCCCCGAGCCGGCCGCGCTGATGGCGGTGCAGGCGCTCGACCCGGCCCTCGCGGCCGCCATCACGCGGGCGCTGAGCATCGATCCGGCAGGGCGCCCGGCGGACGGTACGGCCCTGGTGGAGCTGCTGACCGCCCGCCAGGGGCCTGATCACGCACCGGCGGACGAGGGCACCCTGCGCGAGCAGATCACCCAGGGCTGGCGCGCGCTGACGCTCTGACTCCGGTCCGACAGGGGACGGGCGGACCTGCTAGATCCGCCACTCCCGGATCCGGTCGGCCGCCGCGAAGATGTCCGCCTTGGCGTCGGCCACGTCGCGGGCCAGCTCGACCAGGGCGCCGTACGGCGGATCGATGCCCTCCTTGGCCGCGTGCATGTAGGCGGCGGTCGCCATGCAGGCGTAGAGGTTGTTGCGCACCGGCAGCGGGCGCAGCAGCACGATGGTGTGCATCAAGGCGGCCGCGCACCAGGCCGGGTCGGCGTCATGGCCGAGTTGGGCGGTGTTCACCCGGTGCCGCGCCACGGCGGCCTGCAGCGCGGAGTAGTCGCGCACGCTGAGGTCCTCGGGCGAGGCCT
It includes:
- a CDS encoding toxin Doc — encoded protein: MILHVDIRWLLDVQEQASPEDLSVRDYSALQAAVARHRVNTAQLGHDADPAWCAAALMHTIVLLRPLPVRNNLYACMATAAYMHAAKEGIDPPYGALVELARDVADAKADIFAAADRIREWRI